A region from the Aegilops tauschii subsp. strangulata cultivar AL8/78 chromosome 5, Aet v6.0, whole genome shotgun sequence genome encodes:
- the LOC109753247 gene encoding dehydration-responsive element-binding protein 1B-like: protein MDTVGAWPHFEGQEYSTVWPEEEYRTVWSEPPKRRAGRNKLQETRHPVYRGVRRRGREGQWVWVCELRVPAAGSRVYSRIWLGTFADPEMAARAHDSAALALSGRDACLNFADSAWRMMPVHAAGSFKLAAAQEIKDAVAVALKEFQEQQRPADVSKAPSSTDSTSEESAPSITSSDLSGLDDEHWIGGMDAGSYYANLAQGMLMEPPAAGAWRDDREQDDGVDTSLWSY, encoded by the coding sequence ATGGACACCGTCGGCGCCTGGCCGCATTTTGAGGGGCAAGAGTACAGCACGGTGTGGCCGGAGGAGGAGTACCGGACGGTGTGGTCCGAGCCGCCGAAGCGGCGGGCGGGCCGGAACAAGTTGCAGGAGACGCGCCACCCGGTGTACCGCGGCGTGCGCCGCCGTGGCCGCGAAGGGCAGTGGGTGTGGGTGTGCGAGCTGCGGGTGCCGGCCGCCGGGAGCCGGGTTTACTCCAGGATCTGGCTCGGCACCTTCGCCGACCCCGAGATGGCGGCGCGCGCGCATGACTCGGCCGCGCTCGCGCTCTCCGGCCGCGATGCGTGCCTCAACTTCGCCGACTCCGCCTGGCGGATGATGCCCGTCCACGCGGCCGGGTCGTTCAAGCTGGCCGCCGCGCAGGAGATCAAGGACGCCGTGGCCGTCGCCCTCAAGGAGTTCCAGGAGCAGCAGCGCCCTGCCGACGTGTCAAAGGCGCCATCCTCCACGGACTCCACGTCCGAGGAGAGCGCGCCGTCCATCACCTCCAGCGACTTGTCTGGTCTGGACGACGAGCACTGGATCGGCGGCATGGACGCCGGGTCGTACTACGCAAACTTGGCGCAGGGCATGCTCATGGAGCCGCCGGCCGCCGGAGCGTGGCGGGACGACCGCGAACAGGACGACGGCGTCGACACGTCGCTGTGGAGCTACTAG
- the LOC141022942 gene encoding uncharacterized protein, giving the protein MGARLVPWDGQNITAIGRGALVKSVLTSQVLYHIIALNPPASTLLSINKIERAFLWAGTDKTTGAKCKVNWNSVCRPTDLGGLGILDLAKFASALRLRWLWFEWMELSKMWVGMANPCDELDRDLFFSSSRIIIGNGARAPFWDSPWVNGEKPSDIAPLIFEASKKKRWKVRDAMHEGNWLTKIKLLDNWTMEHIRQIVTLWARVRAILMVADMEDNIIWKHTTDGTYPATSAYHAQLLGSVRSPMGAAVWKAWPPLR; this is encoded by the coding sequence ATGGGGGCTAGGCTTGTCCCGTGGGATGGCCAGAACATCACCGCCATCGGGCGAGGGGCGCTTGTCAAGTCTGTGCTCACCTCTCAGGTGCTCTACCACATCATTGCCCTCAACCCTCCCGCAAGCACACTCCTTAGTATTAACAAGATTGAGCGGGCTTTCCTGTGGGCGGGCACGGATAAGACTACTGGGGCAAAATGCAAGGTCAACTGGAATTCTGTTTGCCGCCCCACGGATCTTGGTGGACTGGGAATACTTGACCTCGCTAAATTCGCAAGTGCGTTGAGGCTTAGATGGCTTTGGTTTGAATGGATGGAACTGTCCAAGATGTGGGTGGGGATGGCAAACCCTTGTGATGAGCTAGATCGTGACCTCTTCTTTTCATCCTCACGCATCATCATCGGCAACGGTGCACGGGCGCCTTTTTGGGACTCTCCTTGGGTAAATGGAGAAAAGCCGTCCGACATCGCCCCCCTCATCTTCGAGGCTTCCAAGAAGAAGAGGTGGAAAGTCAGGGATGCCATGCACGAAGGAAATTGGCTAACAAAAATCAAGCTCCTTGACAACTGGACTATGGAGCACATTCGTCAAATTGTAACCCTTTGGGCTCGCGTTAGGGCCATACTGATGGTGGCGGACATGGAGGACAACATTATTTGGAAGCACACGACCGACGGGACATACCCCGCCACCTCCGCGTACCACGCCCAACTTCTTGGGTCGGTGCGCTCGCCTATGGGCGCCGCAGTCTGGAAAGCTTGGCCCCCCCTAAGATGA
- the LOC109753260 gene encoding dehydration-responsive element-binding protein 1B encodes MDVADAASPSGQDQQGHRTVSSEPPKRPAGRTKVHETRHPLYRGVRQRGRVGQWVCEVRVPGVKGSRLWLGTFTTAEMAARAHDAAVLALSGRAACLNFADSAWRMLPVLAPGSFGFGSAREIKAAVAVAVVAFKKQQIIPVAVAVVALQKQQIIPVAVAVVALQKQQIPVAVALVALQEKQIPVAVAVVALHRQQVPVDDPATSGPGSALFYMSSSDLLELDEEQWFGGMDAGSYYASLAQGMLVAPPDERARPEDGEQSGVQTPLWSQSHLFN; translated from the coding sequence ATGGACGTCGCCGACGCCGCCTCCCCGTCTGGCCAGGACCAGCAGGGGCACAGGACGGTGTCGTCTGAGCCGCCGAAGCGCCCCGCGGGGCGGACCAAGGTCCATGAGACGCGCCACCCGCTGTACCGCGGCGTGCGGCAGCGGGGACGGGTCGGGCAGTGGGTGTGCGAGGTGCGCGTGCCTGGGGTGAAGGGCTCCAGGCTCTGGCTCGGCACCTTCACCACCGCCGAGATGGCGGCGCGCGCGCACGACGCCGCCGTGCTCGCGCTCTCCGGCCGCGCTGCCTGCCTCAACTTCGCCGACTCCGCATGGCGCATGCTGCCCGTCCTCGCGCCCGGGTCGTTCGGCTTCGGCAGCGCGCGCGAGATCaaggccgccgtcgccgtcgccgtcgtggCGTTCAAGAAGCAGCAGATTATCCCAGTGGCCGTCGCCGTCGTGGCGCTACAGAAGCAGCAGATTATCCCAGTGGCCGTCGCCGTCGTGGCGCTCCAGAAGCAGCAGATTCCAGTCGCCGTCGCCCTCGTGGCGCTCCAGGAAAAGCAGATCCcagtcgccgtcgccgtcgtggCGCTCCATCGGCAGCAGGTTCCAGTCGACGACCCGGCAACCTCCGGCCCGGGCAGCGCTCTGTTTTACATGTCCTCCAGCGACTTGTTGGAGCTCGACGAGGAGCAGTGGTTTGGCGGCATGGACGCCGGGTCGTACTACGCGAGCTTGGCGCAGGGGATGCTCGTGGCACCGCCGGACGAAAGAGCGAGGCCGGAGGACGGCGAGCAGAGCGGCGTCCAGACGCCGCTATGGAGCCAGAGCCACTTGTTCAACTAA